From Neobacillus sp. PS2-9, the proteins below share one genomic window:
- the prmA gene encoding 50S ribosomal protein L11 methyltransferase — MKWSEISIHTTNEAIEPISHILHEAGASGVVIEDPFELTKEREDQFGEIYQLNPDDYPEEGVIVKAYLPVNSFLGETVDAIKESINNLIIYNIDIGLNKVTISEVNEEEWATAWKKYYNPVKISEKFTIVPTWEEYTPVSSDELIIELDPGMAFGTGTHPTTVMCIQAIERTVKPGDRVIDVGTGSGVLSIAAAMLGAEDVRAFDLDEVAVTQARLNIKLNKVHPLVTISQNNLLDNVEEDSADVIVANILAEVILRFTDDAARVIKPGGAFITSGIIKQKKDQVKEALVNSGFEILETILMEDWVAIIAKRV, encoded by the coding sequence GTGAAATGGTCTGAAATCAGTATTCACACAACAAATGAGGCGATTGAACCTATTTCTCATATTTTGCATGAAGCTGGGGCGAGCGGTGTAGTCATTGAGGATCCATTTGAGTTGACGAAAGAAAGGGAAGATCAATTCGGAGAAATCTACCAACTAAATCCCGATGATTACCCTGAGGAAGGGGTAATTGTCAAAGCTTATTTACCCGTTAACAGCTTCCTTGGTGAAACCGTTGATGCCATAAAAGAATCAATCAATAACTTAATTATTTATAATATTGATATCGGCTTAAACAAAGTAACTATTAGTGAAGTGAATGAAGAAGAATGGGCAACAGCTTGGAAGAAGTATTATAACCCTGTAAAAATATCTGAAAAGTTTACGATCGTTCCTACATGGGAGGAATATACTCCAGTCAGTAGTGATGAACTAATTATTGAATTGGATCCAGGAATGGCCTTTGGTACAGGAACACATCCAACGACCGTAATGTGTATTCAAGCAATAGAACGAACTGTTAAGCCTGGGGACCGAGTAATTGATGTAGGGACAGGATCTGGTGTATTGAGCATAGCAGCAGCCATGCTTGGTGCAGAAGATGTTAGGGCCTTCGATCTAGATGAAGTAGCAGTTACGCAGGCAAGGCTTAATATTAAGCTTAATAAAGTGCACCCTTTAGTTACGATTTCCCAAAATAACCTGCTGGACAATGTTGAGGAAGATTCAGCAGATGTTATTGTTGCCAATATTTTAGCTGAAGTTATTTTGCGGTTTACTGATGACGCAGCCCGTGTGATTAAGCCGGGTGGTGCATTTATTACATCAGGCATTATCAAGCAGAAAAAAGACCAAGTAAAAGAAGCATTAGTGAACTCAGGATTTGAAATTTTAGAAACAATCTTAATGGAAGACTGGGTTGCGATTATTGCAAAGAGGGTATAA
- a CDS encoding 16S rRNA (uracil(1498)-N(3))-methyltransferase — protein MQRYFVKQRANDDRFLIDEEDRHHIVKVMRMQIDDQIICVDPEGKQAVCRLAEITDERVVADVVQWKEESPELPITITIASGLPKGDKLEWIIQKGTELGAHQFLPFSAARSVVKWDEKKAAKKIDRWQKIAKEAAEQSHRAVMPKIISPMTFKALLGKSKEYQYKLAAFEEESRKGEASVFASTLKQMKQGESLLIVFGPEGGLADEEVNLLQEHGFKLCGLGPRILRTETAPLYTLAAISYHFELLR, from the coding sequence GTGCAACGTTACTTTGTTAAACAACGAGCAAATGATGATCGTTTTTTAATTGATGAGGAAGACCGTCATCATATCGTAAAGGTTATGCGCATGCAAATAGACGATCAAATTATATGTGTTGATCCTGAAGGGAAACAGGCTGTTTGCAGGCTTGCAGAAATTACCGATGAAAGAGTCGTTGCAGACGTTGTACAATGGAAAGAAGAGTCTCCTGAACTACCGATAACAATTACGATTGCTAGCGGCCTGCCCAAGGGGGACAAGCTTGAATGGATTATTCAAAAAGGTACTGAATTAGGAGCACATCAGTTCCTCCCCTTTTCTGCTGCTCGTTCAGTAGTGAAGTGGGATGAAAAAAAAGCAGCGAAAAAAATAGATAGATGGCAGAAAATTGCCAAAGAAGCTGCAGAACAATCCCATCGTGCGGTAATGCCAAAAATTATTAGCCCGATGACATTTAAAGCTTTATTGGGAAAAAGTAAGGAATACCAATATAAATTAGCTGCCTTTGAAGAAGAAAGTAGAAAAGGGGAGGCGTCTGTTTTTGCTTCTACTTTGAAGCAAATGAAACAAGGGGAGTCCCTTCTTATCGTTTTTGGACCAGAAGGCGGTTTAGCAGATGAAGAGGTAAATTTATTACAGGAACATGGGTTTAAACTTTGCGGGTTAGGCCCACGTATTTTACGAACGGAAACAGCTCCACTGTATACACTGGCGGCTATTTCCTATCATTTTGAATTATTGAGGTGA
- the mtaB gene encoding tRNA (N(6)-L-threonylcarbamoyladenosine(37)-C(2))-methylthiotransferase MtaB, with protein MATVAFHTLGCKVNHYETEAIWQLFKQKGYERVEFESISDVYIINTCTVTNTGDKKSRQVIRRAVRKNPDAVICVTGCYAQTSPAEIMAIPGVDIVVGTQDRVKMLEYIEQYKAERQPINGVGNIMKNRVYEELDVPSFTDRTRASLKIQEGCNNFCTFCIIPWARGLMRSRDPKEVIRQAQQLVDAGYKEIVLTGIHTGGYGEDMKDYNLAMLLHDLEAQVKGIERLRISSIEASQITDEVIEVIKHSNIVVRHLHIPLQSGSNSVLKRMRRKYTMEFFGERLERLKEVLPGLAVTSDVIVGFPGETEEEFMETFNFIKDHKFSELHVFPYSKRTGTPAARMEDQVDEEVKNARVHRLISLSDQLAKEYASQFENEVLEVIPEEEYNEEGMTGMFVGYTDNYLKVVFTATEDMVGKIVKVKLTKAGYPYNEGQFVRVIEDTAFVKEEVFTKEEAAI; from the coding sequence ATGGCAACAGTCGCGTTTCATACACTTGGATGTAAAGTGAACCATTATGAAACTGAAGCAATTTGGCAGTTGTTTAAACAAAAAGGATACGAGAGAGTGGAATTTGAATCCATCTCCGACGTATATATTATTAATACATGTACAGTAACCAATACAGGCGATAAAAAAAGCCGTCAAGTGATTCGTCGTGCTGTAAGAAAGAATCCTGATGCGGTTATTTGTGTAACAGGTTGTTATGCTCAAACATCGCCTGCAGAAATCATGGCTATTCCAGGTGTTGACATTGTTGTAGGTACACAAGACCGTGTGAAAATGCTTGAATATATTGAGCAATATAAAGCAGAACGACAACCTATTAATGGTGTCGGGAATATTATGAAGAATCGTGTGTATGAAGAGCTAGATGTTCCTTCTTTTACTGATCGAACACGCGCATCATTAAAGATTCAAGAAGGTTGTAATAATTTCTGTACCTTCTGTATTATTCCTTGGGCAAGAGGGTTGATGAGATCACGGGATCCAAAAGAAGTCATTCGTCAAGCGCAGCAGCTTGTGGATGCTGGGTATAAAGAAATCGTGTTAACAGGTATTCATACTGGCGGTTACGGAGAAGACATGAAGGATTATAACCTTGCTATGCTGCTCCATGATTTAGAGGCTCAAGTTAAAGGGATTGAGCGTCTTCGTATCTCTTCAATCGAAGCGAGTCAGATTACGGATGAAGTGATTGAAGTCATTAAACATTCAAATATTGTCGTCCGTCATTTACACATTCCATTGCAATCCGGTTCTAATTCTGTCTTAAAAAGAATGCGACGTAAATATACGATGGAATTTTTTGGAGAAAGACTGGAGCGACTTAAAGAAGTTCTTCCAGGGCTTGCTGTTACTTCAGATGTAATTGTTGGATTCCCTGGAGAAACAGAAGAAGAATTTATGGAAACATTTAATTTTATTAAAGATCATAAATTCTCAGAATTACACGTATTCCCTTATTCTAAACGTACAGGAACACCAGCTGCACGTATGGAAGACCAAGTAGATGAAGAAGTGAAGAATGCGCGGGTTCACCGTTTGATTTCTCTTTCTGACCAGCTGGCTAAGGAATATGCTTCTCAATTTGAGAACGAAGTATTAGAGGTCATTCCAGAAGAGGAATACAACGAAGAAGGAATGACAGGTATGTTTGTTGGTTATACCGATAATTACTTAAAAGTAGTATTCACTGCTACTGAAGATATGGTTGGTAAAATTGTAAAAGTAAAACTTACTAAAGCGGGTTACCCGTACAATGAGGGACAATTTGTTCGAGTAATTGAAGATACGGCATTCGTGAAAGAAGAAGTTTTTACTAAAGAAGAAGCTGCTATTTAA
- the deoC gene encoding deoxyribose-phosphate aldolase codes for MATTNVAAMIDHTLLKPEATKEQIETLCQEAIENKFFSVCVNPVWVRTSKELVKNSEVKVCTVIGFPLGASTSETKAFETKNAIENGADEVDMVINIGALKDQNDTLVENDIRAVVEAAKGKALTKVIIETSLLTKEEKIRACELSVKAGANYVKTSTGFSTGGATFDDIALMRKTVGPTIGVKASGGVRSTEDAQKMIEAGATRIGASSSVDIIKGLTVTSGY; via the coding sequence ATGGCTACGACGAATGTTGCTGCAATGATAGATCACACTTTGCTAAAACCAGAAGCGACGAAAGAACAAATAGAGACATTGTGCCAAGAGGCGATAGAAAATAAATTCTTTTCGGTATGTGTGAATCCAGTGTGGGTTCGAACCTCAAAGGAATTAGTAAAAAACAGTGAAGTAAAAGTCTGTACTGTTATTGGATTTCCATTAGGGGCATCAACATCAGAAACCAAGGCATTTGAAACCAAAAATGCGATAGAAAATGGTGCAGATGAAGTTGATATGGTAATTAATATCGGAGCACTTAAGGACCAAAACGATACCTTGGTAGAAAATGATATCAGGGCCGTTGTCGAAGCAGCAAAAGGCAAAGCACTTACTAAAGTGATTATTGAAACAAGTCTCCTAACGAAGGAAGAAAAAATTCGCGCCTGTGAGTTATCAGTTAAAGCGGGGGCAAATTATGTTAAAACCTCTACAGGATTTTCAACGGGTGGTGCCACGTTTGATGACATTGCCCTTATGAGAAAAACGGTAGGGCCTACGATTGGAGTCAAGGCATCCGGTGGTGTAAGAAGCACAGAGGATGCACAAAAAATGATTGAAGCAGGCGCAACAAGAATCGGTGCAAGTTCAAGTGTGGATATAATAAAAGGACTCACGGTAACCTCAGGATACTAG
- a CDS encoding Na/Pi symporter, translating to MLYIFLFILCILIFIFGMTIIRFGLFNLSANKLKTWLIKLTSTPLKGMLTGTFITALLQSSSAVMVITIGLISARIMTFPQSIGIILGTNIGTTFKTELITFNIDAALVPLAVSGAFLILFKNKKARSIGMLLFGIASVFTAMKGFELLAQPLTSMNIIHNFILSINDRIFLSLLTGTIITAIIQSSTAMTGIAMGFLTAGLLQLDAGIAIVLGANIGTCITAVIASIGGGKESRLAAFAHVWLNVFGVLLFIPLIPMLNEHANLLASRIEVQLAHISVIFNIATSLLVLPFAEKFGKMILFFHDSPPKKI from the coding sequence ATGCTTTACATATTTTTATTTATTCTTTGTATCTTAATATTTATTTTCGGAATGACAATTATACGATTTGGCTTATTCAATTTATCAGCAAATAAATTAAAAACGTGGCTAATCAAACTAACAAGTACACCACTAAAAGGAATGCTGACAGGAACTTTTATCACGGCCCTTTTACAGAGTAGCTCTGCGGTAATGGTTATTACCATTGGATTGATTTCTGCAAGAATTATGACCTTTCCTCAATCGATCGGAATTATTCTTGGAACAAATATTGGGACTACCTTTAAGACAGAACTTATTACCTTTAATATTGATGCGGCTTTGGTACCACTAGCAGTAAGTGGAGCATTCCTAATATTATTTAAAAATAAAAAGGCTCGTAGTATAGGGATGCTTCTTTTTGGAATTGCTTCTGTGTTTACAGCCATGAAGGGCTTTGAACTACTAGCACAGCCATTAACGTCCATGAACATCATTCATAACTTTATCTTATCTATTAATGATCGTATCTTTTTAAGTTTATTAACAGGGACCATCATCACAGCTATTATCCAATCAAGTACAGCTATGACTGGGATTGCCATGGGCTTTTTAACAGCTGGTTTATTACAGCTTGATGCTGGAATCGCGATTGTGCTTGGTGCTAATATTGGTACCTGTATTACAGCGGTGATTGCTTCTATAGGTGGTGGTAAAGAATCCCGATTGGCAGCATTTGCACATGTTTGGTTAAATGTCTTCGGGGTCTTGTTGTTTATTCCGCTGATTCCTATGCTTAATGAGCATGCAAACCTGCTGGCAAGTCGCATCGAGGTTCAGTTAGCACATATAAGTGTAATTTTTAATATTGCCACCTCGTTACTCGTCTTACCTTTTGCAGAGAAGTTTGGGAAAATGATTTTATTTTTTCATGACAGTCCGCCTAAAAAAATATAA
- the rpsU gene encoding 30S ribosomal protein S21, with protein sequence MSKTVVRKNESLEDALRRFKRTVSKTGTLQEARKREFYEKPSVKRKKKSEAARKRKF encoded by the coding sequence ATGTCTAAAACCGTCGTTCGTAAAAACGAATCGCTTGAAGATGCTCTTCGTCGCTTCAAACGTACAGTATCAAAAACTGGTACTTTGCAAGAGGCAAGAAAGCGCGAATTTTATGAAAAGCCAAGTGTTAAACGTAAGAAAAAGTCTGAAGCAGCTAGAAAACGTAAGTTTTAA
- a CDS encoding GatB/YqeY domain-containing protein — MSLLERLNNDMKQAMKNKEKDKLSVIRMVKASLQNEAIKLGTELPEDAELTVLSREVKQRKDSLHEFDKAGREDLVEKLRTELAIVELYLPKQLSEEELSEIVTETISEVGAKSKAEMGKVMAAIMPKVKGKADGSLVNKLVQQHLS, encoded by the coding sequence ATGAGTCTTCTCGAGCGTTTAAATAATGATATGAAACAAGCGATGAAAAACAAGGAAAAAGACAAACTCTCAGTCATTCGGATGGTTAAAGCTTCGTTGCAAAATGAAGCTATTAAGCTTGGAACAGAGCTTCCCGAAGATGCAGAGTTAACGGTCCTTTCTCGCGAAGTAAAACAACGCAAAGACTCCCTCCATGAATTTGATAAGGCTGGTCGTGAAGATCTAGTTGAGAAATTGCGTACAGAGTTGGCGATTGTCGAACTGTATTTACCGAAACAGCTTTCAGAAGAAGAGCTGTCTGAGATTGTAACAGAAACAATTTCAGAAGTCGGTGCAAAATCAAAAGCGGAAATGGGAAAAGTGATGGCTGCTATCATGCCTAAAGTTAAAGGTAAAGCAGACGGATCGCTTGTAAATAAACTTGTACAACAACACCTTTCATAG
- a CDS encoding NfeD family protein, which yields MIAFLTDPIVVTVLLTIAGVGIVLELFSQKFGIAGFIGVAALLLFFYGHFQAGLAGYGTLTLFVAGILLIFLEFFLPGAVSGTLGVAALILSLFLAGEDALQIGVSILIALFVSISVFFIMIKVLNKKLVLFNKMVLFETARKEDGYVSNVNRTDLLGIEGKALTILRPAGTVIINNERIDVVSEGGFIEQNAKVIVIKVEGARIVVREV from the coding sequence ATGATTGCATTTCTAACTGACCCGATTGTTGTAACGGTTCTGTTAACGATTGCTGGAGTTGGAATCGTCTTAGAGCTATTTTCACAGAAATTTGGTATCGCTGGTTTCATTGGGGTAGCTGCACTATTGCTATTCTTTTATGGGCATTTTCAAGCAGGGCTGGCTGGATACGGGACATTAACCCTATTTGTAGCAGGAATCCTTCTTATCTTCTTAGAGTTTTTTTTACCGGGAGCGGTTTCTGGTACCCTTGGCGTCGCTGCGTTAATTTTAAGCCTTTTTTTAGCTGGAGAAGATGCCCTCCAAATAGGAGTCTCTATTTTAATTGCCTTGTTTGTTTCTATTAGCGTTTTCTTTATTATGATAAAGGTACTTAATAAAAAGCTTGTTCTCTTTAATAAAATGGTTTTGTTTGAGACAGCGAGGAAAGAAGATGGGTATGTATCTAATGTGAACCGTACAGACCTGTTAGGAATAGAGGGTAAAGCATTGACCATTCTCAGGCCAGCAGGGACGGTTATCATTAATAACGAAAGAATAGATGTGGTAAGTGAAGGCGGTTTCATCGAGCAGAATGCAAAGGTAATAGTCATTAAGGTAGAAGGAGCCCGAATTGTTGTAAGAGAAGTATAA
- the floA gene encoding flotillin-like protein FloA (flotillin-like protein involved in membrane lipid rafts): protein MVVGSGTIFIIAVVIIALIFLGILLSFVPVMLWISALAAGVRISIFTLVGMRLRRVTPSRVVNPLIKAHKAGLNVSTNQLESHYLAGGNVDRVVNALIAAHRANIELSFERCAAIDLAGRDVLEAVQMSVNPKVIETPFIAGVAMNGIEVKAKARITVRANIERLVGGAGEETVVARVGEGVVSTIGSSDSHSKVLENPDLISQTVLSKGLDAGTAFEILSIDIADVDIGKNIGAELQTEQAEADKKIAQAKAEERRAMAVALEQEMKAKVQEMRAKVVEAEAEVPLAMAEALKSGNIGVMDYMNIKNISADTDMRGSIGKITGEKKDDQ, encoded by the coding sequence ATGGTTGTAGGTAGTGGAACAATTTTTATTATTGCTGTTGTCATTATTGCACTTATCTTTTTAGGGATATTATTATCATTTGTCCCTGTTATGCTGTGGATATCAGCACTGGCTGCCGGTGTTCGAATCAGTATTTTTACATTAGTTGGAATGAGGCTAAGAAGGGTAACCCCGAGCAGGGTCGTTAACCCACTTATAAAAGCACATAAAGCAGGCCTGAATGTTTCAACTAATCAACTAGAAAGTCATTACCTAGCTGGTGGAAATGTGGATCGGGTCGTAAATGCTCTTATAGCTGCCCACAGGGCAAATATAGAATTATCATTTGAGCGTTGTGCAGCAATTGATCTTGCAGGTCGTGATGTGCTAGAGGCCGTGCAAATGAGCGTTAACCCGAAAGTCATTGAAACACCATTTATTGCGGGTGTTGCAATGAATGGTATTGAGGTTAAAGCGAAGGCAAGAATTACTGTTCGTGCCAATATTGAGCGTCTAGTCGGTGGGGCAGGGGAAGAAACCGTCGTTGCTCGTGTTGGTGAAGGGGTGGTCTCTACAATTGGTTCATCAGATAGTCACAGTAAGGTACTTGAGAACCCTGACCTTATTTCACAAACGGTCCTTTCCAAAGGACTTGATGCAGGTACAGCGTTTGAAATCTTATCGATCGATATTGCTGACGTTGATATCGGTAAGAATATAGGTGCTGAACTTCAAACAGAACAGGCAGAAGCGGATAAGAAAATTGCCCAAGCGAAAGCAGAAGAACGCCGAGCGATGGCAGTAGCTCTAGAACAAGAAATGAAAGCCAAGGTTCAGGAAATGAGAGCCAAAGTAGTGGAAGCAGAAGCAGAAGTCCCGCTTGCAATGGCAGAAGCACTTAAGTCTGGTAATATCGGTGTGATGGATTATATGAACATTAAAAATATTTCTGCTGATACAGATATGAGAGGATCCATCGGAAAAATAACAGGTGAGAAAAAAGACGACCAATAA
- the yqfC gene encoding sporulation protein YqfC, translating to MAKKWAGRVRNWMANKMDLPQDVMMDLPRITMIGQIHIYIENHRGLLAFSDKELRLLLKQGQLIIKGKSFVIKTILPEEILLQGKIDQVTYITDNPGGTK from the coding sequence ATGGCAAAAAAATGGGCCGGGCGGGTTCGAAACTGGATGGCTAATAAAATGGATCTTCCTCAAGATGTCATGATGGATTTGCCGCGAATAACCATGATAGGACAAATTCATATATATATAGAAAACCATCGCGGCCTTCTGGCATTTTCTGATAAAGAACTCCGATTGTTGTTAAAGCAAGGTCAATTAATAATAAAAGGCAAATCTTTTGTTATTAAAACGATCTTACCTGAAGAAATTTTACTCCAAGGAAAAATTGATCAGGTGACCTATATAACAGATAACCCGGGAGGTACAAAATGA
- the yqfD gene encoding sporulation protein YqfD codes for MKNQWIEFFYGRVTVRVSGKGLERFINVLIRNGLHVWNVKRHGTETITFKMRLQDALRIRKFARKSECTISFLQRNGAPFLLRRLLKNSGFLIGAATFLLLIFLLSNVIWGIEIKGAKPATEYQIRKELDKMGVKIGKVQFFVDNVEGIQRKLTNNIGALTWVGVELKGTTYHLQVVEKNDPQKPEVLSPQNLIAKKKAIIVKMFIEEGQKAVDIHDHVEAGQLLVSGAFGQEESPKLVAAKGEVWGETWYKSHVELPLVSNFKVYNGKEKQKHSLLLWNMKVPIWGFGKPEFREYETEENTHKIHFLKWELPISYVNTTLREREEITRTYSVKQAEEIALEMAKKEIKSHLDEDAIIKDEKILHKANENGKVILDIHFKIIENIAVGQPISKETPE; via the coding sequence ATGAAGAACCAGTGGATAGAATTTTTTTATGGCAGGGTTACCGTTAGAGTCTCAGGAAAGGGGCTTGAGCGGTTTATAAATGTGTTAATAAGAAATGGTCTACATGTTTGGAATGTAAAACGTCATGGTACTGAGACCATAACATTTAAGATGAGACTTCAGGATGCTCTCCGAATCAGAAAATTTGCCAGGAAAAGTGAATGTACAATTTCTTTTTTACAGAGAAATGGTGCGCCATTTCTATTAAGGAGATTGTTAAAGAATAGCGGCTTTTTAATTGGAGCAGCTACTTTTTTACTCCTTATATTTCTTCTGTCAAATGTCATTTGGGGAATTGAGATTAAAGGTGCAAAACCAGCTACGGAGTATCAAATACGCAAAGAATTGGACAAGATGGGGGTGAAAATAGGCAAGGTCCAGTTTTTTGTAGATAATGTGGAAGGGATTCAAAGAAAATTAACAAATAATATTGGTGCGTTAACTTGGGTCGGTGTGGAACTAAAAGGGACAACCTATCATCTTCAAGTAGTTGAAAAAAATGACCCCCAAAAACCTGAGGTTCTATCACCCCAAAATTTAATTGCTAAAAAGAAGGCTATTATTGTAAAAATGTTTATTGAAGAAGGCCAAAAGGCTGTAGACATTCATGATCATGTAGAAGCAGGACAACTCCTCGTTTCTGGTGCGTTTGGACAGGAAGAGAGTCCTAAATTGGTGGCAGCAAAAGGGGAAGTTTGGGGTGAAACCTGGTATAAGAGCCACGTTGAGTTGCCGTTAGTCAGTAACTTTAAGGTATATAATGGTAAGGAAAAACAAAAACACTCTCTTTTGCTTTGGAATATGAAAGTGCCTATTTGGGGGTTTGGAAAGCCGGAGTTTAGGGAATATGAAACAGAGGAGAATACTCATAAAATCCATTTTTTAAAATGGGAATTACCGATTTCTTACGTAAATACAACGTTGCGTGAACGGGAGGAAATTACTCGAACCTACTCGGTTAAACAGGCTGAGGAAATTGCGTTAGAAATGGCAAAAAAAGAAATAAAAAGTCACTTAGATGAAGATGCTATTATAAAAGATGAAAAAATTTTACACAAGGCAAATGAAAATGGTAAAGTTATACTAGATATCCATTTTAAGATAATTGAAAACATTGCGGTCGGACAACCAATTTCCAAGGAGACTCCTGAATGA
- a CDS encoding PhoH family protein produces MTEKLTTINVQLENPAEAITLLGNSDQNLKTIEQELGVSIITRGESVSLSGDEEKVTMAGEIIDRLIFVIRKGINISQRDVLYAIEMANKGTLDYFVNLYDEEIGKNVKGKTIRIKTLGQRQYVQAIKKNDLVFGIGPAGTGKTYLAVVMAVNALRNGNVNKIILTRPAVEAGESLGFLPGDLKEKVDPYLRPLYDALNDILGVEHTQRLIERGTIEIAPLAYMRGRTLDDAFVILDEAQNTTHAQMKMFLTRLGFGSKMVITGDRTQIDLPKGAKSGLIVAEEILQNVNGISFVFLEQSDVVRHPLVGKIIQAYEKIVNQK; encoded by the coding sequence ATGACAGAAAAATTAACTACTATAAATGTTCAGTTAGAAAATCCGGCAGAGGCTATTACGCTTCTCGGTAATTCAGATCAAAACTTAAAAACCATTGAACAAGAGCTTGGTGTATCCATTATTACAAGAGGAGAATCTGTAAGCTTGTCAGGTGATGAAGAGAAGGTCACGATGGCTGGAGAAATTATTGACAGATTAATCTTTGTTATTCGTAAGGGTATTAACATCAGCCAAAGAGATGTTTTATACGCCATTGAAATGGCGAACAAAGGAACGCTTGATTATTTTGTTAATTTATATGACGAAGAAATTGGAAAAAACGTTAAAGGTAAAACCATTAGAATTAAAACGCTTGGACAAAGACAATATGTACAAGCTATTAAGAAAAATGACCTTGTTTTCGGGATTGGACCGGCTGGGACCGGGAAAACCTATTTAGCCGTAGTTATGGCTGTTAACGCGCTTCGAAATGGGAACGTCAATAAAATCATTCTAACAAGACCTGCTGTTGAGGCAGGAGAAAGTCTTGGCTTCCTACCTGGGGACTTAAAGGAAAAGGTTGACCCTTATTTGAGGCCCTTGTACGATGCTCTTAATGATATATTAGGCGTGGAGCATACTCAAAGATTAATTGAACGGGGAACCATTGAAATAGCTCCATTAGCATACATGAGGGGCCGCACATTGGACGACGCATTTGTTATATTGGATGAGGCGCAAAATACAACTCATGCACAAATGAAGATGTTTTTGACTAGACTTGGTTTTGGTTCCAAAATGGTAATTACAGGTGACCGAACCCAAATTGACCTGCCAAAGGGTGCTAAATCTGGCCTAATTGTTGCAGAAGAGATATTACAAAATGTAAATGGTATTTCCTTTGTGTTTTTAGAACAAAGTGATGTTGTTCGCCATCCGTTAGTTGGTAAGATCATTCAAGCCTATGAAAAGATAGTTAATCAAAAGTAA